The sequence acacataagCTGCTATTTGCATTGCTTCTGGCCAAAAACGACCATGTACACTTTTTGAGTGCATCATACTTTGACATATCTCTGCTAGATGCCTATTCTTACGTTCCGAAACACTATTTTGTTGAGGAGTATTCGAGCATGTGAATTGATGGCGTATCTTGCTTGCTTGAAGAAAAATTGTGAAAGAACTTGCCACATACTCTCCTCCATTATCTGATCGAAGACAAGCAATCTTTTCCCCCCAACATCAGCTTCACATTCATTCTTAAACGTTTTAAACTTTTCTAACGTTTCAGATTTATTTTAGATAGAGTAAACCCAAACATATCTTGAAAAATCAATAATAAATGTAACCATATACCTCATACCACTTACTGAAGCCTGCTTTACTGGACCAAACAAATCTAAGTGGATCAATTCCAGAGCTCGTTTAGATTTGAAGTTGGAATTTTCATAAGGTAGTTGGTGTGCTTTCACAAATTGACAGTGCACACACTGTTTCCTTTCCAACTTCAAGCTCAGACATCCCTCTTATCAATGATTTCTTCATCATAATTTCCAGTTTCATAGCCAAAATGACCCAAATGTAAGTGCCAAAGATCCACTATCTCATTTTTCCTTGTTTTGTCTACGAACGTTGTCCCCGCAAACATCACATAAACCGAATCCTTTCTTTTTCCCATCAATATTGGTTCACCAGTCACCTGAACTTTCTTGTACACTTTGACATCATCTGGACCAAATAGCATAAATTGGCCAGTTTCTGTTACTTGAGGTACTAAAAACAGATTGGTTTTTACTCCTAGAACATGATAGACATCTTGTAGTGGTACCTTTGGTTAACCATATGGAGATGATAAAGTGGTACTACCAATATGGGAAATTAGTAATTTTGAGTTGTTTGCAGTCACCATCATTTTCCTACCACTATATTTTACCATGTCTTGTGGCTTGTCCTTATCACCATTCATGTGATATGAACATCCAGAGTCTACATCCAGTGACGTTGATGATCAATTTGCTTAGACTTTGAAGCTGTAAGTGATAGCTCTTCCTCTTTGGTCACCATCAATGCTTCAACATcccattcttcatcatcctttgccCATGCTATATTAACCATGTCGGTCTTCTTGTCACGAGAAATCCTTCCAAGTGCCCTTTTTTTGACAATTATAGTATCTTGGTGCATACTGTTTGCCTTTTAGATAATTGCTAGAACCCAAATCTGAATGTATACCTTTACTACCATCTTTTACTTTGTTGTCATTCTTCTTACCTCCACTTCCATGTTTGTACTTTCCATTCCACTTACTTTTATTGTCATAGAGTGCCTCCTCTTCATTCTTTACAAAGACTTCTCTTATTTGTTTTGTCAATGAATCTTGTCCAACAAGTAGATTCTCAAACTCTACAAGTGATGGTTGTGTTTGCCATCCTTGTATTGCTGCTACAAATTTATGGAAATCAGGCTTCAAACCATAAATGATTATCCTCTTCATTCTGGCTTCACCGATCCTCTCTTCTGGATCTAATTCAAATATTTCTCGACACAAAGACTTGACTTTGTAAAAGTACTGTGATATTTTCATATCATGGTTGTGTTTGCCATCCTTGTATTGCTGCTACAAATTTATGGAAATCAGGCTTCAAACCATAAATGATTATCCTCTTCATTCTGGCTTCACCGATCCTCTCTTCTGGatctaatttaaatatttctcgacACAAAGACTTGACTTTGTAAAAGCACTTCACTTTCTAGCAACTGAAGCTTGGTATCATTCTTTTTGGAGAATAATTTTTCTAGCGTATCTCATGCTTCCTTTGGAGTTACAGTATCTCATATGTGCTCCAACACCTCTTCTTCAAATGTAGTTTTCAGCACGAACATAGCTTTGCCTGCTTTCACCTTCCACTTTCGTTGAACCTTATTGTTGTCTTCTTCACCAGGTTGTTGAACGTCATGACTATTCACAACCTCCCACAGATATTGAACTTGCATATATGACATGATGCAAGTAGACCATGAATTGTAATTTCGGTTGTTCAACTTCTCAATGCCACCAACAACTTGTAGATCACACATGTTGTTTGtaacctagctcttgataccaaATGTATAATCAAAGTTGAACACGCACAACAATACACTGAATTTGGTAAAAACAAAAGTAAAGAACACGCAGTGATTTTGACTcaaagatgtgctttttctatattAAAAACTCTAATAAACAATGCCTTATATAGGCCTACAATAAAGTAGTAAATAACTGAATGAAAAACAGAAAATCGCTAAACTATTCCACTACCTACACAACTGCTCAATGACTCAATCTTCTAAATAAATCGAAACAAACTGGCAGACTTATTCAAAACAAAAACGCGATAAATAAAGGATAAACTTAACTAAGTAATATTGGTTTAGTCAGGTGTTGCACATGTACTTCAATATATGGTTGTGACATTATTTTTTTAATAACTTCATagttttaatgatgttaataaatATTTGACCCCATCGAAAATTTTTTATGGATATGCCACTGATTAACACGCATACAACGTTGGCTCTGCTTCCAGGGCGGTCTGGATGACAGGTCGACAGTCCGAAATATCAAGGGGAATCGAATAAAAAGGGTCTTTTGTGTACGTTTTTTCTGTATAAAATGGCAAAAATGGAGGTCATGGAGTTTTGAAGGAAGAAATTACGAAGACGATAAATGTTACCTAACTAATAGTCTCTTTAATATCTACCCCTTTGCAATTAAATTCACATTATTTCTAGCTCTACTTTTAATCTTTgtgatattatattatatactaacACAATATATTTTACAAACTAACCAGAAGAATACCTTGCATAAAAACATGTCTCTTAGAGCACTCTTATACGAGTTATTATAATTGATACATTTCGACTATTTAAATCTAAAGTGATTAGGTATGTAAGTTACATCAAGTGGTAAGAATAGGAGGAAGATGCACAGATCTAGTCCCTAAAACACGGGCTTTAGTGTCTGGAAAGAACTCAAAGTCCGGCAAAGCCGTAACATCTCCAACATCGGAGATTGCTACCGGATACCGAAGCAAATGGCCCGGAAGATCTTGAACGAATGTTGGACTCGAATACAATTTCCAATTTTCGTCCGCAATAGCATTTACTTTACGAATACACTCTAAGCTTTCTGGATGCCGAAATGAGTCATCTATGTAAAAAAGATGCTCTAGCCACAACGCTATTCGAAACCCAAATACTGCACCCCTAGAGGGCCATTGAGTCGCTATGTACTTTGGTTGGTAGGCGCCAATTGCAATCTCAGTGTCTCGAGCCCCATCCATAGATCTTTGGTTCACGTTAGCTGAACCAACGATTATGTATTCGTCATCAACTGCAAGTAATTTATTGGAAACGGTGGTTAAAACAAGGAAATATCATATGGGTAAAAAAGTTATGTAGCATACTACTTACCAATCATCATTTTAGCATGAACGTAAACCATGAAGCGTCGTGATTGTTGCGCTCTGCTGTAATTGGACTCTGGTTCAGGTTTCTCAGGTGGGTCATATTCGCCCGATTTTTCGACTTCGCGATTCCCGAGGCAAAAGAATGTCAAGTAGTCTCTAGGATCCGCCTCGACCCCCTTGGCACGAACCTCGGAAGCAATGTCGTTATACATCATTTCCATTGTTCTTTTCTGCCAGTCTAATATGGCCTGAACAGATCCGCTTTCAGGGATCCCTTCAGGCCACATCGGAATCACTATGTATACAGCAAATCTCTCATTTGCTTTAATTTTACACACGATTTTAAGTGCGAGTTCTTTTGGTATGAGATTTAAAGCCCCGATATCCTCAATTTTGAACTCGGTACTTGTTTTCCAACCATATGAGCTCCCTATAAAATACTGATTTTCTATGTAAATAAAATTTTTTGCGCGACGTATGGCGTTAATATATGCATCTTGAATACTACGATCAATTACGTTATCCTTTCCTGTAACTAGCCCACACATGGACGCTTCCTCAGGCTTTTCTGGGAATCCTGATACAGCACCACCGTCAATCGACCGAAACAACTGGACGTTCCAGGTATTATTGTCTTCAGACGATCCAACCATAGTAGGGTGGGTTATGAAATCATCAAGCTCCGACAACGTGAACAAATATCGACCTCCAACTTGTTTTGTCCACCTTTGTTCGAAATTATACAACACGTCCCACGCAATCGGGCCTTCGAGCTTGCAATGTATGTCATGCCACGGCTCTCTCGGCCCACCTTTTGTGATTGTGGCACCGGGAAAATTAGGTTGGTGAAAATCTCCGTGATGCACATCATTAAGTGTCCGAAACAAAGAATGTTCACGATAATCGTACCGACCATCGCAAAGATCAATACCACCAACAAACCCAACAATCCTCCTCAGCCCAGACGGATCTCCGGGATTATCACTATCGACCACAATCGTCTTTTGATGATGAGTAAACATCGTAGCAATTTCGATACCTTGAACATAACTATTTTTATCATCCGGCTCACGCGGACATAACACACAATGAACCTTGGTGCCACGAAAATAATCCCCCGTTTCTTGATCGTGTGTCGCCATTAACCCGTCCTTCTTCAACGCTTCGACCGAAGTTCTATCATCCCAAACAAGCATTAAAACATTCACACCTTCATCGGCTTTTCGCTTCAACAACTCACCCAATGTCATGTCCCCACCCGGTTTCGGCCTCTTATGGTCCCGAACCAACACAATCTTGGTATAAACTGACCACCCAGTTATATAAATCAAATGTTTAGCATCATTAATCGCATCAAATATATCCTCCCAACATCTTTTAGGCTCATAATACCCTTCGGAAAttaaataatttgtaatattatcatCAACTATATGTGCATCAGGGTATAATGTCACTTCACAACCTTCCCTTTGTCTAAAAAAAGTATAAGGTATACCTCCAAAATTAGCAATTTTTAACCCTTGTGACCAATAACTATCTCTACCCACACTAACATATTTCAACTTCACATGAATCCTAGAACGTCCTTGTATCGCGTTATGATTTTCGTCTAATATCTCGAGCCAACGGTCCACTTCATTTTCGTTAATAACTTCCTCTACTGGAAGGTATGCTCGACCGATTAAGATAGCACCAACAGGATTGTCGTATTTAACAGTGAATATAATGTTTGAAACATTGTGTGCACAATATATGTGAAAGGACTCGAACCAACGAGGATTCGTTGGTTCGTTCTCAATGATCCTGGTTCTCGCAACTCTCGCCTTTTCTAAATCGACCGTCGCATATATTTTCGAGCCCACGACCTAATACAGTGTTTAtacaaaaattaaaaattaatttacgtGTGGTTTTTAATTTGAGTTTGAAGTACCCAATGATTTACGTACCTCAGGGCTACAAAGGATCATTCTTTTGATTTGAGCTAAAAACTTTTTCCCATTTCCTTGACTTGTTGGCTCCATGTAACGAAATTAAAAAGAAACATAAATAATCAATGTACAATGTTAAACGTATTAATGTATTACTAACTATATTCAAATTAATATACGTATTACAACTGTATTTAAGCTTACTATAATCAAATTAATAAACTCAGTTGAATTAATCATAAAATATAAACATTCAACTTTAATATCGATTATTCTTATTTAGACGTAATATcaatatttatttatgtgagttACAAAATTATATATTGTATGCTTAAAACGTAACTCTAATACAACTTTTAACATCCTACATAATCAGTCAATTAAGATAATTTATAAACCCTGTTTTTCACTATAGTTAATGTCtaataatgtaaataatattaataataatgttacttatcAAATGTGTTTTTTTTGCTATAAGATGTAACACATAAAAAATCATATGTTAAATTTATATGAAAAGATTAAGTTTGAGGGAATATACAGTAAATAAGGTTTAGTTTTTCAAAAGGTAAATAAACTTTACGTTCTTTTAAAATAAATTTTTACCGCAATATATATTAAAAAGCCAAATCCTATTTTTTAAAGGCAGTATCAGCATCACTCGAAGGAAATTTAACTACAATCGCTATCATATGCCTCACACACACGTGTTAGGAGGAAACTCAAATCACTAGGGGTGTTCATTGGTTCGGTTTTCGATttattcggtgtattcggttttgaattttttttgggcaaaaccgaaaaccgaaccgaaaatagaattcaaaatgaaaaccgaaccgaaaccaaaaccgaaaaccgaatttgaattcggttcggtttcggttaaaaccgaaaatcaTGAATCAATACAAAccatggtagtttaattgtggcgttactgatgcCTTGATTATTTGCAACCTAAAACAATGaagtattattaaattatcaagaattcgatgatttattaattttTACAGCTTAATTGTGACGTTTACTGCTTCCGTTATTAAGATgatgaacataataatttgagtaacataaatATAATGTAGGTCCTCTAATCGTCATATGAGTGAgaacgaatttggatgattgaATCCCAaaatataatgacattaaaacattaatatacaaaatatatatattaaagtttttgaattcggttttgaattcggttttcggtttaaccgaattctaattttcaaaaccgaaaatcgaattgaaattcggtttcgattttactcgatccgaaaaccgtttgtcAAATCCGGTTTCGATTTTTTTCGGTTTGGTTCCAGTTTGATTTTCGGGttaaacggtttcaaaccaaatactgaccacccctacatCACAACAACCCGACAGTACGGTTGAAGGTTGCAAAACCTCCTCCGAGAAGCTAATTGTTGGCAGTACCAATTAGATCTTGACCCTTGGAGTTAAACTGGCCTACTCGTTAAAGTTAAATAGGCTGCCCATTCGTATACCACTCATGCGATGCCTATAGTAAGAAGTTAGAGGAGGCCGACAACGATTACAAATGATTCTATGACCAACACGTTATATTGAATTACAATGACGAATGTGGAAATTTTTTGTTGTGTTTATCAAAATTCTAAAAATTTCATAGTTATACATTTATTTTAACGTTGCATATGCATAACTTAAAAAAACATCTTTTTAAGTAGAAAAAATTGCCAAATGTATGCAATAGACGTTTTTATAACTTAATTACATATAATACAACATAATTTCAAAGAACGTTCAATAAAACAATAAAatgaaaaataatgataattaataattaataatatatatatatatatatatatatatatatatatatatatatatatatatatatatatatatatatatatatatatatatatatatatatatatatatatatatactgaaatGATAAGCCAACAAAAATGTACCTTAAAACAGGCTTTGAAATCCCATCCACTATTTAACTTATCGACCTCAAAAATGGTTGCATGAATGGTCCCATGGAGCAAATGTGGTGCCATATGTCGCTGTAAAAAAAGTTAACCATAAATATGATGTACATTATGCTATACATGTTGTATGATGTTACAAAAAAAAGAATATTTGATATATGAAACGAACCTTGGAATATAAGTTTAAAACTGACCAAATAGACTTGTATTTAATCACAATGAGTTATTCTTTTAGGTCATTGGGAAGAAAGAGATATCTTTTTATCAAAGTGTTTCATTACTTAAAATCGTACAAACCTTCATCCATGGATGTACTTGGATGTAAGTTTTTGTCTATGCataatatattttcatatataccCTTGTACTTTTGTATGTTACATTCATTACCATGATATATACACATTGTTGATTTGGTTAATAGGTACTCGAACTCCCACATTATCGAACCCCGGGTTTAATGACTTCTCAAGAATACTTATTCCCCTAAAAAGATAGTAACTTTTAGCGAATCGGACCAAAGGAGCCAAGAATAGAATAACAGAACTAACTTGTACTAATTACATATGTGAGCCGAGCAAGGCTCACAGGCATCCCTTAATTGCAAATCTTAACTTGACATACTTTTAAATATGTTAAAGTTATAAATATGCATTATACTTTTACTTTTATTTCAACAAACATATGTTATATACTCAAAAATATATCAGTTTAAGCCACataattttaaaaagcgtattaatatGAGCGCACTGAACTTGTTAACTGAATAATAAAAACGAGTTGAGGTAGCATCTTTGTGAAGAATAAACTTAGTCATACATCGGAACAAATCATTTTTTTATATAGCCTACATCGGTACAAAACTAAAGGGCTGTTTACTTggcatttaatgatatattttccGTACAACTCTTAATACAGgaagtacatttttttttttttgtcacttAATCTGCCACTTAATCTGAAAATTGACTTGTTTTCAGGAGACATAGAATCAGACAGACCTCCCCAATTGAGCCAAATGAAAACATAGGCAAATTTAGGGGGAAAAAAATTAACAGTCCCTAAAAATATATGACCTATTTGTAgtcatataaaattaaaaaaaaaaataaatgacaaataattatttttatcggGTTTAGCATGTAACTGGTCACCATATGTTTACATTaacacactttttgaaagtatgtgacctaACACTGATATTTTTTTAAGTATATAGTTTATATTAAAACAAAATTGAAAGTATAAAGCGTATTTATAGCTTTAACTCCTTTTAAAAATTTAGTTCTTCCTCACATATCTAAAGGGTAGAAGTAAACTTTGATAAGGTTTTTACTTTGGTAATTAACTTACATAACAAAAGCAACAAAACTCAATTTTACATGTGTGGGGTATTAGGGAGGTGAAATATAGACAATCCTTACTTTATCTTAGAAGTCATTTCTCTACCCGAAGTGAACACTCAAGTAGTAGAGAAAGTCCTCTCTCTTTCTGTTCGACGAATAAAAAGATTACTTCTAAGAGGACCTCTGACCAATAAGTGTTAAATAATAGGTTCGGCCCAAGTCCGATATGTGGGCTTGGGTCCGTTAGGTTTCTTAACAAACTAGGTTTGTAATCACTATATATATCGTATCAATACTAAAGTGATATTCACGGGGTTTACATTATATAACATGGTATCAGAGGGGTCTGATCCCGAGACCTAGTCGGCTACCATCATTCGCTGCCTCCACACCGCCCCGTCACATAACCTAACCTATCAACTAATCTACCGTATCCTTTCTACTAAAACAATCATCGAATCACACTAACCTAATATTGATGTCACCTTCACATGCAAAGCGGCAACCATCATCTCTAAATTACCAATCACCTATGTTGgggtgtattgtgatgaatatcgtatgaatgtgtgTAAACTAGGAAGATTGTAGAGAGAAAACTATTCCATTCCACAACTTCCTTGAACTCTTTACATATCTTTGGCTAAGGTTGTTAGTGAGATATGGGATGATAGCATCctatatatagccctcatctatagaATCCTCCCATACAATACTTGATATATAATTGGCTCATTATCtgacctaacaatctccccctatgaGGTGATTGTATGTCAAATATTGCtcactaacaaaaaaaaaaaaaaaaaaaaaaaaaaaaaaaaaaaaaaaaaaaaacatacaaaaTTACATGAGATGGAATTAACTATCACTAACTAACTCCCCCTCGAATCTTGTACGGCCGTTGAAGTAGATCTTGAATGTTGGAATTCTTCTACCTTCAATGGTCTTTGAGTATGCATCGGTATTTCGAATCTTGAACTGATGTTGCTCAAGAGTCTTACGTCAGTCTTGAGAATCTTCTCTGAATTCACAAATTGCTGAAGACCTCGTACTTTTCCttatatctccccctcaaaatgtgattaacTCTTAAGCATATTTTGATCTTAGAAGGAAAGGGTATCAGAGCCTACGCAAAGATAATCGTCGTTGAATCTTCATGCATAGCTCCCCTTGACTAATGCGGaaacttaatcaaggtatcagaGTCAGGAATCGTGGTAAGCATGTGTTCACTTCCCCTGGAAAGAATAACCGGTACTCCCCCTAGAAGTAAAAACACTTTCTCCCCTTTGACAAGTTACGTCAGTCAAGGTATGACGTTTAACATCTCTTTGAAGATCGGGTCCCATACAGAAGTATATGGAAACCGTAGTGAAGTCAAATCATCTTCGTTTGAAATTCCACTGGTAGGTATTATCAATTGCATCTATGGATTCTTCACTCCATTTTGTTGGGACACTTGGTTTAGCTTTTGAGAATAATTCTGGTGGTACTGAAGGGAATAAAGTTTTAGTCATAATCACGGATCTTGGTTTAAACTCGAGCAACTCTTGAAAAGAGTATTTAGTTGTTGTTGTTGAAGAAACGGGTGTGGTGCCAGCTTTGATTGATACTTGTTTCAGAAACTGAAGCTTTGAGGTTTGAGAAACAAGGTCAACTTTGGTACGAGGGGTTTTTCTCGGACCTATGGATGACTTTTTGGTCTTAtgtggaaaccaaccatattgatcgcgatAACCCGCAATCTCTCCATTCTCCCCATATGTGGTTTTCAAAATCGGACGATTCACGTTGGTTTCGTAACCAGAATAAATCTTTTTGCCTGAGGAAAATGTTGTATTGGGTTTAGAAACTGTAGGAGGAGTAGATTCCGTCTTAATGACCTTCTTCTCAACTGTCTGAGGAGAATCCAAAATCGTAGTCTTTGGTTTATCCACTACTGATATCGGGTCAATATTAACTCCCAGTGACACCATTTTGGGTTTCAGAATTGGTGTTGATTTAACATCTAACTTTTTTTGTAACCCAGAGATGCGTTTCTCAAAGTCACGAGTTAATGTTCGATTTTGAGTCCGAGCATGATCAAGATCATTGCGAAGTTGAAGAATGATCTTTGAATCAAGCTCACGTTCCTTGAAAAGTATTAGTTTTTCAACAATCTGCGAACGAAGATCCTGAATGATGTGCGTTACTCTCATCTTTTTCTTTGTAAGTATTTGATTGACTCTCTAAGTCACTTTGAAGAGTAGTCACTTTCTTTTGAAGCTTTTCAGATTCTGATTTACTGTATGCAACGAGAGATTTCAATTCTTTGATTTGAGCTTGCAACTTGGAAATCTCTGAAGATGTCATTTGATCTTCTTGTTCTCTCATCTTTTGAAGTTCTATTTGAAGTTGTTTATGAAGTTTGTGTTGTGAAAGATACAATTGGAACGTTTACTTCTGTTGTGGCATGAACAACCATATTCATAATGTGCAGTCACTTCAACAGACGATGGTTCTGCTAGAGTCATTAACAAAGCAATCGACTGAAGTTATGTAGCTTTTGTTGCTTCCACAAATCTTATAAAAACACATTTTCTAGGATTGTTTTAATAACAAGAACATCTCTTGTCTCGATGATTGAATCGCTCAATGAAATCCGGTTTCGGAGGTAAATCTTATGTCACACGCATCATTATCACGAAACATtgaataatactccctccgtcccatcacaagtgtccacatttccattttgggatgtcccatttcaagtgtccactttgttTTTTAACaaatgagaagaggttattctggagagagaagatttttgATTGGTTGAGAAtagagttagtgggatttcctaaaactatgtgcaaaaagtaagtggacacttgtagtgggacggaggtagtatcaAGTATTATCTGTAACACCCTAATTTTTTTTTATCACATCGGAAGTATAAGAAATTACCAAACAACCCTAGTTAACagttacaaaccatagttatcaaGACAACTTAGTTAACGGTATTACAGTCATTTCAAAACGACGGTGTTACATAAAACATTTCAAaatcagaaaacatcagagttaaacttgtagtcaaacatgtcttcaactcgTCCGTAACACCCATCCTAATCAGCAGTATCTAAACCTgcaaagggtggaaatgtgggggaattagcacaactgctaagtgaatggatactatctaacagatcaaGCATAAGCAACAGAACAAGCAAGGGTCAcgtatatgctaacgtcctgaactagcatacaacaacaactgacaatatgaggaccgacaacttgtacgagcacacgacttagctaatcaggctacagtctaccgatagtccgctttactgattccactgcataaccgtccagacgcaacacatgcatccttctatgctatactaaataatcagtaacatcatgacccgaccaggctaccacgatcgacctcacaccaacccaaccttgccgcctcggtgggttcctgatgtgtcaagacgtaacctttaaaatgtagacaatatgcttaataattaacacataatacaggtaaCTAAAATCCGATCatacagtaactagcaagtaaattgaccagttcgatccacagggagaattttgttttaaggattttacaACGATTAAGTATTCTAAAGGggggtttgtgtttgaagttgtattttcgtttaacgaaacagtaaataaatataatgaataacaagaatgagaatgcggtgtttacttctatgcttgataaatgacatggattgttcttttataattaaaactgtTATGTGATAgttactgtgatgccccgtacaaaaccatcgtgtacgaatcatcaacaacaggatcattacaaggttaagtactatatgcgatttcaaaaagagtttgcattcaataataaagtgatgtctaaaccaacatcgaatgttttacaatccaaaagcatgcttcactaagtagaagcaaataataagtgtatgtgaccacaacggtcgttacaagtcatagttcaaaagtacgaatgtttgaatgcaaataaagtagttcatgcgatagcaactctaagcagcgggtgtctacagcacgactagtacacagcggaagctaacctcaagcacctgagaaaaacatgcttaaaaacgtcaacacaaaggttggtgagctatagtttaagtataacagtaagtaaggtaggccacgagatttcagtgctacaaagagcgtttcaaaa comes from Rutidosis leptorrhynchoides isolate AG116_Rl617_1_P2 chromosome 4, CSIRO_AGI_Rlap_v1, whole genome shotgun sequence and encodes:
- the LOC139844460 gene encoding phospholipase D alpha 1-like isoform X4 yields the protein MAPHLLHGTIHATIFEVDKLNSGWDFKACFKPTSQGNGKKFLAQIKRMILCSPEVVGSKIYATVDLEKARVARTRIIENEPTNPRWFESFHIYCAHNVSNIIFTVKYDNPVGAILIGRAYLPVEEVINENEVDRWLEILDENHNAIQGRSRIHVKLKYVSVGRDSYWSQGLKIANFGGIPYTFFRQREGCEVTLYPDAHIVDDNITNYLISEGYYEPKRCWEDIFDAINDAKHLIYITGWSVYTKIVLVRDHKRPKPGGDMTLGELLKRKADEGVNVLMLVWDDRTSVEALKKDGLMATHDQETGDYFRGTKVHCVLCPREPDDKNSYVQGIEIATMFTHHQKTIVVDSDNPGDPSGLRRIVGFVGGIDLCDGRYDYREHSLFRTLNDVHHGDFHQPNFPGATITKGGPREPWHDIHCKLEGPIAWDVLYNFEQRWTKQVGGRYLFTLSELDDFITHPTMVGSSEDNNTWNVQLFRSIDGGAVSGFPEKPEEASMCGLVTGKDNVIDRSIQDAYINAIRRAKNFIYIENQYFIGSSYGWKTSTEFKIEDIGALNLIPKELALKIVCKIKANERFAVYIVIPMWPEGIPESGSVQAILDWQKRTMEMMYNDIASEVRAKGVEADPRDYLTFFCLGNREVEKSGEYDPPEKPEPESNYSRAQQSRRFMVYVHAKMMIVDDEYIIVGSANVNQRSMDGARDTEIAIGAYQPKYIATQWPSRGAVFGFRIALWLEHLFYIDDSFRHPESLECIRKVNAIADENWKLYSSPTFVQDLPGHLLRYPVAISDVGDVTALPDFEFFPDTKARVLGTRSVHLPPILTT
- the LOC139844460 gene encoding phospholipase D alpha 1-like isoform X2, with the translated sequence MAPHLLHGTIHATIFEVDKLNSGWDFKALGQFNSKGQDLIGTVVGSKIYATVDLEKARVARTRIIENEPTNPRWFESFHIYCAHNVSNIIFTVKYDNPVGAILIGRAYLPVEEVINENEVDRWLEILDENHNAIQGRSRIHVKLKYVSVGRDSYWSQGLKIANFGGIPYTFFRQREGCEVTLYPDAHIVDDNITNYLISEGYYEPKRCWEDIFDAINDAKHLIYITGWSVYTKIVLVRDHKRPKPGGDMTLGELLKRKADEGVNVLMLVWDDRTSVEALKKDGLMATHDQETGDYFRGTKVHCVLCPREPDDKNSYVQGIEIATMFTHHQKTIVVDSDNPGDPSGLRRIVGFVGGIDLCDGRYDYREHSLFRTLNDVHHGDFHQPNFPGATITKGGPREPWHDIHCKLEGPIAWDVLYNFEQRWTKQVGGRYLFTLSELDDFITHPTMVGSSEDNNTWNVQLFRSIDGGAVSGFPEKPEEASMCGLVTGKDNVIDRSIQDAYINAIRRAKNFIYIENQYFIGSSYGWKTSTEFKIEDIGALNLIPKELALKIVCKIKANERFAVYIVIPMWPEGIPESGSVQAILDWQKRTMEMMYNDIASEVRAKGVEADPRDYLTFFCLGNREVEKSGEYDPPEKPEPESNYSRAQQSRRFMVYVHAKMMIVDDEYIIVGSANVNQRSMDGARDTEIAIGAYQPKYIATQWPSRGAVFGFRIALWLEHLFYIDDSFRHPESLECIRKVNAIADENWKLYSSPTFVQDLPGHLLRYPVAISDVGDVTALPDFEFFPDTKARVLGTRSVHLPPILTT
- the LOC139844460 gene encoding phospholipase D alpha 1-like isoform X3 → MAPHLLHGTIHATIFEVDKLNSGWDFKACFKVVGSKIYATVDLEKARVARTRIIENEPTNPRWFESFHIYCAHNVSNIIFTVKYDNPVGAILIGRAYLPVEEVINENEVDRWLEILDENHNAIQGRSRIHVKLKYVSVGRDSYWSQGLKIANFGGIPYTFFRQREGCEVTLYPDAHIVDDNITNYLISEGYYEPKRCWEDIFDAINDAKHLIYITGWSVYTKIVLVRDHKRPKPGGDMTLGELLKRKADEGVNVLMLVWDDRTSVEALKKDGLMATHDQETGDYFRGTKVHCVLCPREPDDKNSYVQGIEIATMFTHHQKTIVVDSDNPGDPSGLRRIVGFVGGIDLCDGRYDYREHSLFRTLNDVHHGDFHQPNFPGATITKGGPREPWHDIHCKLEGPIAWDVLYNFEQRWTKQVGGRYLFTLSELDDFITHPTMVGSSEDNNTWNVQLFRSIDGGAVSGFPEKPEEASMCGLVTGKDNVIDRSIQDAYINAIRRAKNFIYIENQYFIGSSYGWKTSTEFKIEDIGALNLIPKELALKIVCKIKANERFAVYIVIPMWPEGIPESGSVQAILDWQKRTMEMMYNDIASEVRAKGVEADPRDYLTFFCLGNREVEKSGEYDPPEKPEPESNYSRAQQSRRFMVYVHAKMMIVDDEYIIVGSANVNQRSMDGARDTEIAIGAYQPKYIATQWPSRGAVFGFRIALWLEHLFYIDDSFRHPESLECIRKVNAIADENWKLYSSPTFVQDLPGHLLRYPVAISDVGDVTALPDFEFFPDTKARVLGTRSVHLPPILTT